Proteins from a genomic interval of Polaribacter sp. Q13:
- the rpsG gene encoding 30S ribosomal protein S7 — protein MRKRAAKKRVLLPDPKFNDQLVTRFVNNLMWSGKKSVAFKVFYDALELVEERKGEDEEKSALEIWKDGLSNVMPHVEVRSRRVGGATFQIPMQIRPDRKVSMAIKWMILYTRKRNEKTMAQRLAAEILAAAKEEGAAVKKRTDTHKMAEANKAFSHFRF, from the coding sequence ATGAGAAAAAGAGCAGCAAAAAAAAGAGTCTTATTACCGGATCCAAAATTTAACGATCAGTTAGTAACACGTTTTGTGAATAACTTAATGTGGAGCGGTAAGAAGTCTGTAGCATTTAAAGTGTTTTATGACGCTTTAGAGCTAGTAGAAGAAAGAAAAGGAGAAGACGAAGAAAAATCGGCTTTAGAAATTTGGAAAGATGGTTTGTCAAATGTAATGCCTCACGTAGAAGTAAGATCTCGTCGTGTTGGTGGTGCAACATTCCAAATACCAATGCAAATTAGACCAGACCGTAAGGTGTCTATGGCTATTAAATGGATGATTTTATATACTCGTAAGAGAAATGAAAAAACCATGGCACAGCGTTTAGCAGCGGAAATTTTAGCAGCAGCTAAAGAAGAGGGTGCAGCAGTAAAAAAACGTACTGATACTCACAAAATGGCAGAGGCTAATAAAGCTTTCTCTCACTTTAGATTTTAA
- the rpsL gene encoding 30S ribosomal protein S12 — MPTIQQLVRKGRTKITKKSKSAALSSCPQRRGVCTRVYTTTPKKPNSAMRKVARVRLTNGNEINAYIPGEGHNLQEHSIVLVRGGRVKDLPGVKYHVVRGALDTAGVEGRTQRRSKYGAKRPKK, encoded by the coding sequence ATGCCAACTATTCAACAATTAGTTCGTAAAGGAAGAACCAAAATAACTAAGAAGAGTAAATCGGCTGCTTTGTCGTCTTGTCCTCAAAGACGTGGAGTGTGTACTCGTGTTTATACTACAACACCAAAAAAACCTAATTCAGCAATGCGTAAAGTTGCCAGAGTTAGATTGACAAATGGTAATGAGATAAACGCATACATTCCAGGAGAAGGACATAACTTACAAGAGCACTCGATAGTATTAGTTAGAGGTGGAAGGGTAAAAGATTTACCAGGTGTTAAATATCACGTAGTACGTGGTGCATTAGATACAGCGGGAGTTGAGGGTAGAACCCAGAGACGTTCAAAGTATGGTGCAAAACGCCCAAAGAAGTAA
- a CDS encoding ShlB/FhaC/HecB family hemolysin secretion/activation protein, whose translation MKKRTTHYIYILLTLYSINGIFAQEFTLDLTSKNKIEKKVLNKIDYLKLHKDTITINKEIVRVTEYLKNIGYFTSNIESIKKAKNKYIISINLNKKIENAIININQTTNNYLKTSTEKENTVTIPIEKLSSTLSNISKKLDNEGKSFSTVRLKNIIIKDKTLFADLIINPSKKRTINKVIVKGYANFPKSYLKNYFNIKPSSVFNQTKIKEISEASKSLDFIKEIKSPEILFTKDSTLLYMYLRKHPNNSFDGIVSFASKENGDVLFNGNIDIQLHNILNTGEKFGLFWNSIGEEKQELKLSTQIPYIFNSKFSPEMAFNIYKQDSTFLNSKFDTRIAYHINSKAELSFTYNSETSENLKENLKNNIESYSNYFLGFQFKYNVPKNDFFLNNKFYVDLNPSYGKRTTDKNTTNQFKIESTISYLWDLNIRNSIFIKNKTGYLNSDTFIDNELYRIGGANSIRGFNEQSIFTNNYTYFNIEYRFLTSKKSYLYTLTDLGRIKLNSKNENLLGLGLGYLFNTNNSQINLNVSVGKTNQQNIDYKSIKFIINWKNYF comes from the coding sequence TTGAAAAAAAGAACCACTCATTATATATATATATTACTCACCTTATACTCCATTAATGGAATCTTTGCTCAGGAATTCACTTTAGATTTAACTTCTAAAAATAAAATTGAAAAAAAAGTTTTAAATAAAATTGACTATCTAAAACTTCACAAAGACACTATTACCATAAATAAAGAAATAGTTAGAGTAACTGAATATTTAAAAAACATAGGTTATTTTACAAGCAACATAGAAAGCATAAAAAAAGCAAAAAACAAATACATTATCTCCATCAACCTAAACAAAAAGATAGAGAATGCCATTATTAACATAAACCAAACAACAAATAATTATTTAAAAACATCAACAGAAAAAGAAAACACCGTTACTATTCCGATTGAAAAGTTATCATCCACCCTTTCCAATATTTCCAAAAAATTAGATAACGAAGGAAAATCTTTTTCTACAGTACGATTAAAAAACATTATAATTAAAGACAAAACATTATTTGCTGATTTAATTATTAACCCTTCTAAAAAAAGAACCATTAATAAGGTGATTGTAAAAGGGTATGCTAACTTCCCAAAATCGTATTTAAAAAATTACTTCAACATAAAACCTTCTAGTGTTTTCAATCAAACAAAAATTAAAGAAATATCTGAAGCGTCAAAAAGTTTAGACTTCATTAAAGAAATTAAATCTCCAGAAATATTATTTACAAAAGATTCTACCTTATTATATATGTACTTAAGAAAACATCCAAATAATAGTTTTGATGGAATTGTAAGTTTTGCTTCTAAAGAAAATGGAGACGTATTATTTAATGGAAATATCGACATACAACTACACAACATTCTAAACACAGGCGAAAAGTTTGGCTTATTTTGGAATAGTATTGGAGAAGAAAAACAAGAATTAAAATTATCTACCCAAATACCCTATATTTTCAACTCGAAATTTAGTCCAGAAATGGCTTTTAACATCTATAAACAAGATTCTACATTTCTAAACTCAAAATTTGATACTAGAATAGCGTATCACATTAACTCTAAAGCAGAACTGTCATTCACTTACAATTCTGAAACCTCGGAGAACCTAAAAGAAAACCTAAAAAACAATATAGAGAGTTATAGCAATTATTTTTTAGGATTTCAATTTAAATACAACGTACCTAAAAATGATTTTTTTTTAAACAACAAATTTTACGTAGATCTAAATCCTAGCTATGGTAAAAGAACAACAGATAAAAACACCACAAATCAATTTAAAATAGAATCTACCATTTCATACCTATGGGATTTAAATATACGCAATAGTATTTTTATCAAAAATAAAACAGGTTATTTAAACTCAGACACATTTATAGACAATGAACTATATAGAATTGGAGGAGCAAATAGCATACGTGGGTTTAATGAGCAAAGCATATTCACCAACAATTACACTTATTTTAACATAGAATATAGATTCCTAACATCTAAAAAATCATATTTATACACTTTAACCGACCTGGGAAGAATTAAGCTAAATTCTAAAAACGAAAATCTATTAGGTTTAGGATTGGGTTATTTATTCAATACAAATAATTCTCAAATTAACCTTAATGTTTCCGTAGGTAAAACAAACCAACAAAATATTGACTATAAAAGTATTAAGTTCATCATCAACTGGAAAAACTATTTTTAA